From one Paenibacillus sp. FSL K6-1330 genomic stretch:
- a CDS encoding arginase family protein → MTKKTIRLLMPQWQGGNNPNYSFGAELLAWLAPDSDQPLIHVPVQTYDGTPLENEDGMNGRKQLLKQLEAAHHLIEAHKPDRIVMFGGDCLVEQAPFAYLNERYDGELGLIWIDAHSDLVNYVGYDNGHALPLGNLLGEGDEEFAKHVKIPLKPENVFIAGLATPTEEELAVISEAFQRLGVAPTEPDTEMIQRLGIRTAGTKELASSTESIKEWIKESGIKHLAIHLDLDVLDPQAFRSLLFANPEEPFNLSPKGTMQMPQLVSLLKELSEATDVVGLGITEHLPWDSINLKKLLGDIPILNN, encoded by the coding sequence ATGACTAAAAAAACAATACGCCTGTTAATGCCACAGTGGCAAGGGGGAAACAACCCGAACTACTCTTTTGGAGCCGAGTTGCTTGCTTGGCTAGCTCCGGACAGTGATCAGCCCCTTATCCATGTACCGGTTCAAACTTATGATGGAACTCCGCTAGAAAACGAGGATGGAATGAATGGAAGAAAACAGCTGCTTAAACAGCTAGAGGCTGCTCATCATCTTATTGAAGCTCATAAGCCAGATCGCATCGTCATGTTTGGCGGTGATTGCTTAGTTGAACAAGCTCCTTTTGCCTATTTAAACGAGCGGTACGATGGGGAATTAGGTTTAATATGGATCGACGCTCACTCTGATTTGGTCAATTATGTCGGCTATGATAACGGGCACGCATTACCTCTCGGGAATCTTTTGGGAGAGGGAGATGAGGAGTTTGCAAAACATGTGAAAATCCCGCTAAAACCTGAAAATGTCTTTATTGCAGGATTAGCGACTCCTACAGAAGAAGAACTTGCAGTGATTTCAGAAGCGTTTCAAAGACTAGGTGTTGCACCTACAGAACCAGACACGGAAATGATTCAAAGACTTGGTATTCGAACGGCCGGAACGAAAGAGTTAGCGAGCAGTACTGAATCTATAAAAGAATGGATCAAAGAAAGCGGCATTAAGCACCTAGCTATTCACCTTGATTTAGACGTACTTGATCCACAGGCATTTCGTTCTCTATTATTCGCTAACCCTGAAGAACCCTTTAATTTATCTCCTAAGGGAACCATGCAAATGCCTCAACTAGTGAGTTTGCTTAAAGAATTATCTGAAGCGACAGATGTCGTTGGATTAGGTATAACAGAGCATTTGCCGTGGGACTCCATTAACTTGAAGAAACTCCTTGGAGATATACCCATTTTAAATAACTAA
- a CDS encoding helix-turn-helix domain-containing protein yields the protein MSMAEFKGKVKNVQDTPFGYTISIIGGKWKMVIMYLLAENQTVRFNDLKRQIGAITYKTLSSQLKELEADGLVSCKEYPQVPPKVEYSLTDKAETLLPILEQLCEWGAKNQHH from the coding sequence ATGAGTATGGCTGAATTTAAAGGTAAAGTTAAAAATGTTCAAGATACACCTTTTGGATATACCATTTCAATTATTGGTGGTAAATGGAAAATGGTTATTATGTACCTTTTGGCAGAAAACCAAACCGTTCGCTTTAATGATCTGAAAAGACAAATAGGAGCAATCACTTACAAAACATTGAGCTCACAGCTCAAAGAATTGGAAGCTGACGGCCTGGTGTCATGCAAAGAGTATCCTCAAGTTCCGCCAAAAGTCGAGTACAGTCTTACAGATAAAGCGGAAACGCTATTACCCATCTTGGAACAGTTATGTGAGTGGGGAGCAAAAAACCAACACCATTAA